The sequence below is a genomic window from Rhizobium sp. NXC14.
CGCGATGCCGATCTGCTGGCCGATGAAATGCGCCCCGGCCGGCGCGTCCTCATCATCGGCGGCGGTTACATTGGCCTCGAGGCTGCGGCAGTAGCCCGCCATCGCGGCCTCGAGGTCACGGTCATCGAAATGGCCGATCGCATTCTGCAGCGTGTCGCGGCGAAGGAAACGGCCGACCTCATGCGCGCCATTCACGAGAGCCACGACGTGGTGATCCGCGAGAAGACCGGCCTGAAACATTTGATCGGCAAGGATGGTCGGGTTTCCGGCGCCGCCCTTTCCGACGGCTCGGTCATCGACGTCGATTTCGTCGTCGTCGGAATCGGCGTCGTGCCGAACGACCAGCTTGCCAAGGAAGCCGGCCTCGAAGTCGCCAACGGCATCATCGTCGATGAATTCGCCCGGACCTCCGATCCGGCGATTTTCGCGGCCGGCGATTGCGCAGCACTTCCATGGCAGGGTGGACGCATCAGGCTCGAATCGGTGCAGAACGCTGTCGACCAGGCTGAGGCTGCGGCAGCTCTCATCGCCGGCGGCGACGAGCCTTATGAGCCGAAGCCTTGGTTCTGGTCCGACCAGTACGACGTCAAACTCCAGATCGCCGGCTTCAATCTCGGTTATGACGACACGCTACTGCGTCCCGGCGCCCGCGAAGGGGCTCATTCGGTCTGGTACTTCAGGGAAGGCCGGCTGATCGCGGTCGATGCGATCAATGACGCAAAGGCTTATGTGACCGGCAAGAAGCTGCTGGAATCTCGCACCAATCCCGATCGAGCGATCCTCGCCGACCCCTCGGCCGATCTCAAGAGCCTATTGAGCTGAGTCCGCAAGCGGGCGCCGCCAGGCGCGTGCGGTTGAAGGACGATCGGCCGAGCTTTCCGGGGAAGGGCGCAGACGAGCGATTGTTCTCGTCTGTCCGTCAAAAGCCGAAACGCCGGCCCCTGCATTTCTTCTGGTGAAAACTGAAAAAACCCTTGCATTCAAAGACCGCTCACCCTAGTTAGGCCGCACCGGAGAGGTGGCCGAGTGGTCGAAGGCGCTCCCCTGCTAAGGGAGTATACGTCAAAAGCGTATCGTGGGTTCGAATCCCATCTTCTCCGCCATTTTGATTTCCACCGTGTCTCTGGTCTGAACTTCCGTCGGCGAATCATGGCCGCTTAATCGGCTATCCCTGCGAGTCGCGGCAAGGGAGAATCGCTTCGAAGACAGAGAATCGCTGGCGGGAATCACGTCCCTCGCTTCCGCCCTCAGGCGGCAGCGAGAGCGGATCGGTGAACGTCCGGTTGCGCTTTCGGACTGCCATCTCTTCCGCAATAGCCCGAACTTGTCAAAAACGTGTCGCAAATGCGTCGGAGGACGCATGTCTAGCTCTTTGTCGACTTCGGCTAAGCAGCGACAAAATCAGGCTTTTCTTAACAAAGCATAAAGGAAATCGGGGCCGGTTGCCTGACTTGTGTCCTTTCGGCAACAGAATGTCGGGAAGGCTCCCGCAAACCACCCATTCGAGTAAGTTGGTGATTGCGTGACGGCCGCCGTCTTGTATTTTCACCCTCGGAAGCAAGGGCGA
It includes:
- a CDS encoding FAD-dependent oxidoreductase yields the protein MTDRVVIIGAGQAGFALAAKLRALKDTRPITLIGAEDVAPYQRPPLSKKYLLGEMSFDRLLFRPEHWYADNDVDLRLSTWAEQIERDSKQVLLQDGSVLDYGTLVLATGSTPRRLPAAIGGDLEGVYVARDKRDADLLADEMRPGRRVLIIGGGYIGLEAAAVARHRGLEVTVIEMADRILQRVAAKETADLMRAIHESHDVVIREKTGLKHLIGKDGRVSGAALSDGSVIDVDFVVVGIGVVPNDQLAKEAGLEVANGIIVDEFARTSDPAIFAAGDCAALPWQGGRIRLESVQNAVDQAEAAAALIAGGDEPYEPKPWFWSDQYDVKLQIAGFNLGYDDTLLRPGAREGAHSVWYFREGRLIAVDAINDAKAYVTGKKLLESRTNPDRAILADPSADLKSLLS